In Brevinematales bacterium, a genomic segment contains:
- a CDS encoding V-type ATPase subunit, protein MFGLEFTAVNPKVRNWLSFLLKNEEMEFLIGAGLNDVIEFIRTRLKKENIDTGELMEIEKVLKNGIVAYIKSGLNFIVGKPALFLEKWLEAYRIENLKMVARALVTRRPIDFLYTITEKDWLRIETVRDLRTFEEFQEFLRRTDYHDLAVKTFPNVIETGNTFFWEVSLDNFYAQHLRGIAQKMSRSNKSAIERLLFFSMEVNRFMRIYRLRFEYQLSIEETMTIIPNIFKSLSRRKYQELVSSETPAAFLENISHMGILAEPVTDIALLENALNKAIVKRTHRYLGGIPFQFGIFLSFIILKSMDVRKYIILLEGKRAGIDRKILENLLY, encoded by the coding sequence AAAGTGCGAAACTGGCTATCATTTTTATTAAAAAATGAGGAAATGGAATTCCTCATCGGCGCGGGCCTGAACGATGTAATCGAATTTATCCGCACACGGTTAAAAAAAGAAAATATCGATACGGGCGAGCTCATGGAGATCGAGAAAGTACTGAAAAACGGGATTGTCGCATATATCAAGAGCGGGCTGAATTTTATTGTGGGGAAACCCGCGCTGTTTTTAGAGAAATGGCTTGAAGCGTACCGGATCGAGAATTTAAAAATGGTCGCGCGCGCGCTGGTGACCCGCAGGCCTATCGATTTTTTATATACGATTACAGAGAAAGATTGGCTGCGGATAGAAACCGTCCGGGACCTGCGGACATTCGAGGAATTTCAGGAATTTCTGCGGCGCACGGATTATCATGACCTTGCGGTGAAAACTTTCCCGAATGTGATCGAGACGGGAAACACGTTTTTCTGGGAAGTATCGCTCGATAATTTTTACGCCCAGCATCTGAGAGGGATCGCGCAAAAAATGTCCCGTTCCAATAAAAGCGCGATTGAAAGACTACTGTTTTTCTCCATGGAAGTGAATCGTTTTATGAGGATATACCGTCTCCGTTTCGAGTACCAGTTATCGATTGAAGAAACGATGACGATTATACCGAATATCTTTAAGTCCCTGTCGCGCCGCAAGTACCAGGAATTGGTCTCGTCTGAGACGCCTGCGGCGTTTTTAGAGAATATTTCGCATATGGGTATACTCGCGGAACCGGTTACCGATATCGCCCTCTTGGAGAACGCGCTCAATAAGGCGATCGTCAAACGGACGCACCGTTATCTGGGCGGGATACCGTTCCAGTTCGGGATATTTCTCTCGTTCATTATTTTAAAAAGTATGGATGTCCGAAAATATATTATTCTATTGGAAGGAAAGCGGGCGGGAATCGACCGTAAGATTCTCGAAAACTTGTTATACTAA